In Pomacea canaliculata isolate SZHN2017 linkage group LG12, ASM307304v1, whole genome shotgun sequence, a single genomic region encodes these proteins:
- the LOC112576633 gene encoding kelch-like protein 9 → MPPKRPTTYGSRCPPAHFMMSACDRAARPLINPADGQSMPLISDECSTAATTTTTITGRGVVSKNHCCRLLQGLQELRYNSTLCDYSVIAEGEEIKVHKAAMAACSDYFRVMLTGSMRESREQCVELKGVTAGGLKVVVDFVYTGMLALTIENVEEVLSAATHLQVQIAVELCSKYLEMAISVDNCVDILNLAELYTLSSMSARARQFILENFEVVADSDQYYKLTSRQLASMLAENSLRVNSEFRLFELVLRWIKFDREARQSSVAELMRNIRLPLLSGEELVEKVSRVLVMKENAECSALLTEAKDYHIVISKQPLLQTARTQVRSDMQSLVMCHAQNLESYTFRTQRQGFLRDATIPLYNPSVVVVDNFMYACGGKYDSTENNEIATARCFRYDPRFDSWFELTSMTEARKDFVVVALDGKLYAVGGQDENMVMCTVECFTIAKNDWEMRASISNSCYGHAGAVCRGKIYISGGQRFSGCSNNVVCYTPEADVWEERASMLTGRCNHVMVEVAEKLYVVGGNIEDSYGFPVPIITVEHYCPVADQWTLCQSTCNIREAGASVLDNRVYIVGGINGEHYYSDLLQTFDPLKDEMRLVEKFPTRIYGRACCILTLPQYV, encoded by the exons ATGCCACCAAAACGACCAACCACATATGGCAGCCGATGCCCACCAGCTCACTTCATGATGAGTGCGTGCGATCGGGCAGCTCGACCCTTAATAAATCCTGCAGATGGACAGTCCATGCCATTGATAAGTGATGAGTGttcaacagcagcaacaacaacaacaacaataactgGTCGTGGTGTGGTGTCCAAAAATCACTGCTGTCGCTTGTTACAAGGTCTGCAGGAGCTACGCTACAACTCAACTCTTTGTGATTATTCTGTTATTGCTGAAGGAGAA GAAATCAAAGTACACAAGGCAGCTATGGCAGCTTGTAGCGACTATTTCCGAGTTATGTTGACTGGTAGTATGCGAGAAAGCCGAGAGCAGTGTGTGGAGCTCAAAGGTGTCACAGCAGGTGGTCTTAAG GTGGTAGTGGATTTTGTGTACACTGGAATGCTGGCTCTGACTATTGAAAATGTGGAAGAAGTTCTGTCTGCTGCTACACACCTGCAGGTGCAGATTGCGGTGGAACTGTGCAGCAAGTACCTGGAGATGGCCATCAGTGTTGACAACTGTGTGGACATCCTCAACTTGGCTGAGTTGTATACTCTGTCCAGCATGAGTGCAAGAGCTCGCCAGTTCATCCTGGAAAACTTTGAG gTTGTGGCTGACTCAGACCAGTATTACAAGCTGACATCTAGACAGCTGGCTTCCATGCTTGCTGAGAACAGTCTGCGGGTGAACTCAGAATTTCGTCTCTTTGAGCTTGTTCTGCGCTGGATTAAGTTTGATCGTGAGGCTCGTCAATCATCTGTCGCTGAACTCATGCGTAACATTCGTCTGCCCCTATTGTCGGGAGAGGAATTAGTTGAAAAG GTCAGCAGGGTCCTAGTGATGAAGGAGAATGCTGAATGCAGTGCACTGCTCACCGAGGCCAAGGACTACCACATCGTCATCAGCAAGCAACCGCTGCTGCAAACAGCCCGCACGCAGGTCCGCTCAGACATGCAGTCCCTGGTCATGTGCCATGCCCAGAACCTGGAGTCGTACACATTTCGCACTCAGCGGCAGGGGTTTTTGAGAGATGCTACCATCCCACTCTACAACCCTAGTGTTGTCGTTGTTGACAACTTTATGTATGCTTGTGGTGGAAAGTATGATAGTACCGAAAACAACGAGATTGCCACAGCCAGATGTTTCCGCTATGATCCTCGTTTTGATTCTTGGTTTGAGCTTACCTCGATGACAGAAGCCCGCAAAGATTTTGTGGTTGTGGCATTAGATGGAAAACTCTATGCAGTGGGTGGACAAGATGAGAACATGGTGATGTGTACAGTGGAATGTTTTACCATCGCCAAAAATGACTGGGAAATGCGGGCATCAATTTCCAATTCCTGCTACGGCCATGCAGGGGCAGTTTGTAGGGGAAAGATCTACATCTCTGGAGGTCAGCGTTTTTCTGGCTGCAGCAACAACGTTGTCTGCTACACGCCAGAAGCAGATGTGTGGGAAGAGCGAGCGTCAATGCTGACTGGTCGCTGTAACCATGTGATGGTAGAGGTGGCAGAAAAGCTGTATGTGGTTGGAGGAAATATAGAGGACAGCTACGGGTTTCCCGTGCCCATCATTACAGTCGAGCACTACTGTCCTGTAGCTGACCAGTGGACTCTGTGCCAAAGCACCTGCAATATTCGGGAGGCCGGGGCCAGTGTCTTAGACAACAGGGTTTACATAGTGGGAGGTATCAACGGCGAACACTATTATTCAGATCTTCTTCAAACTTTTGACCCACTCAAGGATGAAATGCGACTTGTAGAAAAGTTTCCCACTCGTATATATGGTCGTGCATGTTGTATTCTTACCCTGCCACAGTATGTCTAA